One window of Microbacterium sp. 1S1 genomic DNA carries:
- the ligD gene encoding non-homologous end-joining DNA ligase — MASERVTLTVADTDGEREVALSSPNRVVWPDLGITKAELAEYVQLASVPFLSANGNRPVSLERFRDGVGATGEPRREGFFSKNPPKGTPEFVDAVTVTYNSGRRHPQIVLNRTSAIVWAVQMNTIVFHPWASLATDSDNPVELRIDLDPQPGTGFAEAVPAAHALRDVLREAGLEAFAKTSGNRGLHVFAPIEPTHEFLDVRHAVIAAGRELERRMPDRVTTNWWKEERGERLFVDFNQANRDRTMAGAYSPRALPGATVSTPVHWEELDDLDPRAFTVRSIPQRLDEVGDPWADMQARPGRIDTLLEWWERDKEDGLGELPFPPEFPKMPGEPPRVQPSKKNAANWDADGNPVEG, encoded by the coding sequence GCGCGAGGTCGCGCTCTCCAGCCCGAACCGGGTCGTGTGGCCCGACCTCGGGATCACCAAGGCGGAGCTCGCGGAGTACGTGCAGCTCGCATCCGTGCCCTTCCTGTCGGCGAACGGGAACCGGCCGGTGTCCCTGGAGCGTTTCCGCGACGGGGTCGGCGCCACCGGTGAGCCTCGCAGGGAGGGGTTCTTCTCGAAGAATCCGCCGAAGGGTACTCCCGAGTTCGTCGACGCCGTGACCGTCACCTACAACAGCGGCCGCCGCCACCCGCAGATCGTCCTGAACCGCACCAGCGCGATCGTGTGGGCCGTGCAGATGAACACGATCGTCTTCCACCCGTGGGCGTCGTTGGCGACGGATTCCGACAACCCGGTCGAACTGCGCATCGATCTCGACCCGCAGCCGGGCACCGGGTTCGCCGAAGCCGTCCCCGCGGCCCACGCGCTCCGGGACGTGCTGCGTGAGGCCGGGCTGGAGGCGTTCGCGAAGACGAGCGGCAACCGCGGCCTGCACGTCTTCGCGCCCATCGAGCCGACCCACGAGTTCCTCGATGTGCGGCACGCCGTGATCGCCGCCGGCCGCGAGCTCGAGCGGCGGATGCCCGACCGGGTCACCACGAACTGGTGGAAGGAGGAGCGCGGGGAGCGCCTCTTCGTCGACTTCAACCAGGCCAACCGCGACCGCACCATGGCCGGCGCCTACAGTCCCCGCGCCCTGCCCGGAGCGACCGTCTCCACGCCCGTGCACTGGGAGGAGCTCGACGACCTCGACCCCCGTGCGTTCACCGTGCGCAGCATCCCGCAGCGACTCGACGAGGTGGGTGACCCCTGGGCCGACATGCAGGCCAGGCCCGGGCGCATCGACACGCTGCTGGAGTGGTGGGAGCGCGACAAGGAGGACGGCCTCGGAGAGCTGCCGTTCCCGCCGGAGTTCCCGAAGATGCCCGGTGAGCCGCCGCGCGTGCAGCCGAGCAAGAAGAACGCGGCGAACTGGGACGCCGACGGCAACCCCGTCGAGGGCTGA
- a CDS encoding ATP-dependent DNA ligase, which translates to MRYEIPAPMLAKAVAAVPDPDKTPGGLLYEPKWDGFRGLIAWDGEKVEIGSRGAKPLTRYFPELVDAIPQLLPVPCLLDGEIVVATGRSGAQRLDWEALSQRIHPAASRVATLAAATPAMFIAFDLLASGEDDLRDQSFETRRARLESLMESVDHPLHLTRTTRDRDAAVRWLDEFEGAGLDGVVAKPLAQPYAPGKRTLFKIKHARTADVVALGYRIHKSGTGVGSLLVGLYDADGTLRQVGGVAAWSDAKRKQLVEELAPLVERDENGAAVTGEGERSRFSGAKDVSYVRLRPERVLEVRYDQLEGARFRHTVQFERWRPDRDARSCTYDQLDTVEGYDLADVLS; encoded by the coding sequence ATGCGCTACGAGATTCCGGCCCCCATGCTCGCGAAGGCCGTCGCCGCGGTCCCCGACCCGGACAAGACGCCCGGCGGTCTGCTCTACGAGCCGAAGTGGGACGGATTCCGCGGCCTGATCGCCTGGGACGGGGAGAAGGTGGAGATCGGCTCGCGCGGGGCGAAGCCTCTCACCCGCTACTTCCCGGAGCTCGTCGACGCGATCCCGCAGCTCCTCCCGGTCCCCTGCCTGCTCGACGGTGAGATCGTCGTGGCGACGGGACGGAGCGGCGCGCAACGACTGGATTGGGAGGCGCTCAGCCAGCGCATCCACCCGGCGGCCTCCCGCGTCGCCACGCTCGCCGCCGCGACGCCGGCGATGTTCATCGCCTTCGACCTGCTCGCCTCCGGAGAGGACGACCTGCGGGACCAGTCGTTCGAGACACGGCGCGCGCGGCTGGAGAGCCTCATGGAGTCCGTGGATCACCCGCTTCACCTGACGCGGACCACCCGCGACCGGGACGCGGCCGTGCGCTGGCTCGACGAGTTCGAAGGGGCGGGACTGGACGGCGTCGTCGCGAAGCCACTGGCGCAACCGTACGCCCCGGGGAAGCGCACCCTGTTCAAGATCAAGCACGCCCGGACCGCCGACGTCGTGGCCCTCGGCTACCGCATCCACAAGTCCGGCACCGGGGTGGGGTCGCTGCTCGTCGGCCTGTACGACGCCGACGGGACGCTGCGTCAGGTCGGTGGCGTCGCGGCATGGAGTGACGCGAAGCGCAAACAGCTCGTGGAGGAGCTCGCCCCGCTTGTCGAACGCGACGAGAACGGTGCCGCAGTGACCGGCGAGGGCGAACGGTCGCGCTTCAGCGGCGCGAAGGACGTGTCGTACGTGCGGCTGCGCCCCGAGCGCGTGCTGGAGGTGCGGTACGACCAGCTCGAAGGCGCCCGCTTCCGGCACACGGTGCAGTTCGAGCGGTGGCGGCCGGACCGCGACGCGCGCTCCTGCACCTACGACCAGCTCGACACCGTCGAGGGTTACGACCTGGCCGACGTCCTGAGCTGA